One stretch of Rhipicephalus sanguineus isolate Rsan-2018 chromosome 10, BIME_Rsan_1.4, whole genome shotgun sequence DNA includes these proteins:
- the LOC125760060 gene encoding uncharacterized protein LOC125760060: MPDRGERPALHRLCDSVSGVNWRPTRFEDEFKLSRYSCCVCHVIPSTTVVLPCSHALCELCVAGCVVQDGGSVCPLDAQPFCEDECQNLDSCQNEKQPQGSLLE; encoded by the exons ATGCCTGATCGCGGAGAGCGTCCAGCTCTGCACCGACTGTGCGACTCGGTGAGCGGCGTCAACTGGCGCCCGACGCGGTTCGAGGACGAGTTCAAGTTGAGTCGTTACTCGTGCTGCGTGTGTCACGTCATTCCGAGCACGACGGTAGTGCTGCCCTGTTCGCACGCTCTGTGCGAGCTGTGTGTGGCGGGGTGTGTCGTCCAAGATGGCGGAAGCGTCTGTCCCCTGGACGCCCAGCCTTTCTGCGAAGACGAGTGCCAGAACTTAGATTCCTGCCAAAACGAAAAACAACCTCAAG GCTCATTGCTGGAATGA